From Dioscorea cayenensis subsp. rotundata cultivar TDr96_F1 chromosome 22, TDr96_F1_v2_PseudoChromosome.rev07_lg8_w22 25.fasta, whole genome shotgun sequence, a single genomic window includes:
- the LOC120252693 gene encoding cytokinin riboside 5'-monophosphate phosphoribohydrolase LOG1 isoform X1, with product MEIEMEMPMQQSRFKRICVFCGSSQGKKRSYQDAAVDLGKELVSRNIDLVYGGGSVGLMGLVSQAVYDGGRHVIGVIPKTLMPREITGETVGEVKAVADMHQRKAEMARQSDAFIALPGGYGTLEELLEVITWAQLGIHDKPQVGLLNVDGYYNSLLSFIDKAVEEGFISPSARHIIVSAPTAMDLVKKLEEYVPRHEGVAPKLNWEIEQLGYPSQCEISR from the exons ATGGAGATTGAGATGGAGATGCCGATGCAACAGTCCAGGTTCAAGAGGATCTGCGTCTTCTGCGGCAGTAGCCAGGGAAAGAAGAGAAGCTATCAGGATGCTGCTGTGGACCTCGGCAAGGAATTG GTTTCAAGAAACATTGATCTGGTTTATGGTGGAGGGAGTGTTGGCCTGATGGGTTTGGTGTCCCAAGCTGTGTATGATGGCGGGAGGCATGTTATTGG TGTTATTCCCAAGACTCTTATGCCCCGAGAG ATAACAGGGGAGACTGTGGGAGAGGTTAAGGCAGTAGCAGATATGCACCAAAGGAAGGCAGAGATGGCCAGGCAGTCTGATGCCTTTATTGCCTTGCCTG GAGGGTATGGAACTCTGGAAGAATTGCTGGAGGTGATTACCTGGGCTCAACTGGGCATACATGACAAGCCG CAGGTGGGATTGCTGAATGTGGATGGTTACTACAACTCGTTGCTATCCTTCATTGATAAAGCCGTAGAAGAAGGCTTTATTAGCCCAAGTGCTCGTCATATAATTGTGTCCGCACCAACTGCCATGGACCTTGTCAAGAAGCTTGAA GAATATGTCCCCCGGCATGAAGGAGTTGCTCCGAAGCTGAACTGGGAGATTGAGCAGCTTGGCTATCCCTCACAGTGTGAAATCTCAAGGTAG
- the LOC120252693 gene encoding cytokinin riboside 5'-monophosphate phosphoribohydrolase LOG1 isoform X2 has translation MEIEMEMPMQQSRFKRICVFCGSSQGKKRSYQDAAVDLGKELVSRNIDLVYGGGSVGLMGLVSQAVYDGGRHVIGVIPKTLMPREITGETVGEVKAVADMHQRKAEMARQSDAFIALPGGYGTLEELLEVITWAQLGIHDKPVGLLNVDGYYNSLLSFIDKAVEEGFISPSARHIIVSAPTAMDLVKKLEEYVPRHEGVAPKLNWEIEQLGYPSQCEISR, from the exons ATGGAGATTGAGATGGAGATGCCGATGCAACAGTCCAGGTTCAAGAGGATCTGCGTCTTCTGCGGCAGTAGCCAGGGAAAGAAGAGAAGCTATCAGGATGCTGCTGTGGACCTCGGCAAGGAATTG GTTTCAAGAAACATTGATCTGGTTTATGGTGGAGGGAGTGTTGGCCTGATGGGTTTGGTGTCCCAAGCTGTGTATGATGGCGGGAGGCATGTTATTGG TGTTATTCCCAAGACTCTTATGCCCCGAGAG ATAACAGGGGAGACTGTGGGAGAGGTTAAGGCAGTAGCAGATATGCACCAAAGGAAGGCAGAGATGGCCAGGCAGTCTGATGCCTTTATTGCCTTGCCTG GAGGGTATGGAACTCTGGAAGAATTGCTGGAGGTGATTACCTGGGCTCAACTGGGCATACATGACAAGCCG GTGGGATTGCTGAATGTGGATGGTTACTACAACTCGTTGCTATCCTTCATTGATAAAGCCGTAGAAGAAGGCTTTATTAGCCCAAGTGCTCGTCATATAATTGTGTCCGCACCAACTGCCATGGACCTTGTCAAGAAGCTTGAA GAATATGTCCCCCGGCATGAAGGAGTTGCTCCGAAGCTGAACTGGGAGATTGAGCAGCTTGGCTATCCCTCACAGTGTGAAATCTCAAGGTAG
- the LOC120252732 gene encoding protein-tyrosine sulfotransferase has product MESTLRFSIILVLLYLVFASSHVSSDKDFSQCETTVKNWVESSIFTGSKDDKLSLKDLLFFLHIPRTGGRSYFYCFLRKLYTSYQECPRSYDKLRFDPSKPNCRLMVTHDDYSLMSKLPKEQTSVVTVLRNPIDRLFSSYEFAIEVAARFLVHPNLTSVTQMSRRLRPKSRGVSTLDIWPWKYLVPWMREDLFARRDARKSRKVAESERHNNPYNMEDMIMPLHAFINHPVVHEIIHNGATFQIAGLTNNSYLEESHFIRHCVRTHPELGKFVLDVAKSRLDHMLYVGLTEDHKKSATMFANMVGAQVLSQSESLSLNFGQDAINITDPEDDESIQNQLSTNDQQQGEVPTPKSAKSTDKNMTVQKLMDDYEVCISNLRKSQSTRRTFSLRWIAPANFSKEARLMVPEEILQQILSLNSLDVELYNYAQDLFLQEQKHLMQTAENFFNRQRKNASAEVEMRKQVCQDFYHCIPWKTILLGITVLLMIGVVILVVTARRRTSKLKV; this is encoded by the exons ATGGAATCCACTCTCAGATTTAGCATAATTTTGGTACTTCTTTACCTGG TCTTTGCCTCAAGTCATGTGTCTTCCGATAAAGATTTTTCTCAATGTGAAACCACTGTCAAGAATTGGGTGGAATCTTCTATTTTCACTGGAAGCAAGGATGACAAATTATCATTGAAAGATCTATTATTCTTTTTACACATTCCTAGAACTGGTGGTCGCTCATACTTCTATTG CTTCTTGAGAAAATTGTACACAAGTTATCAAGAATGCCCTCGTTCTTATGATAAGTTGCGGTTTGATCCAAG CAAACCAAATTGCAGGTTGATGGTCACTCATGATGACTACAGTTTGATGTCTAAACTGCCCAAGGAGCAGACCTCGGTTGTAACTGTGTTGAGGAATCCCATTGATCGTCTCTTCAGCTCCTATGAATTTGCAATTGAAGTTGCTGCAAGGTTTCTTGTGCATCCAAATTTAACTTCGGTGACACAAATGTCTAGGCGTTTACGTCCTAAATCACGTGGTGTTAGTACCTTGGACATATGGCCTTGGAAGTACTTGGTTCCATGGATGAGAGAAGATCTTTTTGCTCGG AGGGATGCTAGGAAATCAAGGAAAGTTGCAGAAAGTGAACGTCACAATAACCCCTACAATATGGAGGACATGATTATGCCCTTGCACGCGTTCATCAATCATCCGGTAGTTCATGAGATCATTCACAATGGAGCCACATTTCAG ATTGCTGGATTAACAAACAATTCTTATCTTGAGGAATCTCATTTCATTCGCCATTGTGTAAGGACACATCCTGAACTTGGTAAATTTGTGCTGGATGTTGCAAAG AGTAGATTGGATCATATGTTATATGTTGGGCTTACTGAGGACCACAAAAAGTCTGCTACAATGTTTGCAAACATGGTTGgggcacaggttctttcccagTCAGAATCCTTGAGCTTGAATTTTGGGCAAGATGCAATTAATATAACAG ATCCTGAGGATGATGAATCAATTCAAAATCAG CTTAGTACAAATGACCAACAACAAGGTGAAGTTCCTACTCCAAAAAGCGCCAAATCAACAGACAAAAAT ATGACAGTTCAAAAGCTGATGGATGATTATGAAGTTTGTATTTCAAATTTACGGAAATCCCAATCTACTCGGCGAACCTTTTCATTGAGGTGGATTGCTCCTGCAAACTTTTCGAAGGAG GCACGGCTTATGGTTCCAGAGGAGATCCTGCAGCAAATACTGTCACTCAACAGTCTTGATGTGGAGCTGTACAATTATGCACAGGATTTATTTTTGCAAGAACAAAAACATCTGATGCAGACTGCTGAAAACTTTTTTAACAGGCAGCGAAAGAATGCGTCAGCTGAAGTG GAAATGCGGAAACAGGTCTGCCAAGACTTTTATCATTGTATCCCATGGAAGACGATTTTGTTAGGAATTACAGTGCTGCTGATGATTGGAGTGGTCATTTTGGTTGTAACTGCTAGGAGGAGGACATCGAAGCTGAAGGTTTGA
- the LOC120252735 gene encoding glutamyl-tRNA reductase 2-like, whose protein sequence is MAAFASGCSTTSFVGASVRPFLHKGSGDTLRPRSLVANAFQNRTVVRGPRSELEITHSQDTVPSRASSVSVLEQLKISSADRYMKERSSIAVIGLSVHTAPVEMREKLAVPEAQWPRAIGELCSLNHIEEAAVLSTCNRMEIYVVALSWHRGIREVTEWMSKTSGIPVLELRQHLFLLRDSDATRHLFQVSAGLDSLVLGEGQILAQVKQVVKVGQGGRGLGKNIDRLFKDAITAGKRVRTETNIASGAVSVSSAAVELALMKIPNSQSLAARMLVIGAGKMGKLVIKHLAAKGCKKVVVVNRSVERVDAIREELKEIEIIYRPFTEMLSAAAEADVVFTSTASETLLFMKEDVETLPQVSKLVGGLRLFLDISVPRNVGSCVSGVESAQVYNVDDLKEVVEANKEDRLRKAMEAESIITEELKRFEAWRDSLETVPTIKKLRSYADRIRAAELEKCFQKIGDDALTKKIRRAVDDLSNGIVNKLLHGPLQHLRCDGSDSRTLDETLENMHALNRMFSLDTEKSIIEQKIKAKVEKAQN, encoded by the exons ATGGCAGCATTCGCGAGTGGCTGCTCTACCACCTCGTTCGTTGGGGCTAGCGTCAGGCCCTTCCTGCACAAGGGCTCCGGTGACACTCTCAGGCCCAGATCTCTCGTCGCCAATGCCTTTCAAAACCGAACAGTCGTCCGCGGCCCAAGGTCTGAGCTTGAGATCACCCATTCCCAGGATACCGTACCCTCCAGGGCTTCCAGCGTTTCCGTCCTCGAGCAGCTTAAGATCTCCTCTGCTGATC GATACATGAAGGAAAGGAGCAGTATTGCTGTTATAGGGCTAAGTGTACATACAGCCCCTGTTGAGATGCGTGAAAAACTTGCTGTTCCTGAGGCACAATGGCCCCGTGCAATTGGAGAGCTTTGCAGCTTGAACCATATTGAAGAAGCGGCTGTTCTTAGTACTTGTAACAGAATGGAAATATATGTAGTGGCTCTGTCCTGGCATCGAGGAATTAGAGAAGTGACGGAGTGGATGTCAAAG ACTAGTGGTATTCCTGTTTTAGAGCTCCGTCAACACCTGTTTTTGCTCCGTGATAGTGATGCCACGCGACATCTATTTCAAGTATCAGCTGGGCTTGACTCACTTGTGCTTGGTGAAGGACAGATCCTTGCACAAGTTAAGCAGGTTGTTAAAGTTGGGCAAGGAGGTCGAGGGCTAGGGAAAAATATTGACAGGCTTTTTAAGGATGCCATCACCGCGGGAAAGCGAGTTCGTACTGAGACTAACATTGCCTCTGGGGCTGTATCTGTTAGTTCAGCTGCCGTTGAACTGGCCCTGATGAAGATTCCTAACTCCCAGTCTCTTGCTGCCAGGATGCTTGTGATTGGAGCTGGCAAGATGGGGAAACTTGTGATCAAGCATTTAGCTGCAAAAGGGTGTAAGAAAGTAGTTGTTGTAAACCGGTCTGTGGAAAGGGTTGATGCCATCCGTGAGGAGTTAAAAGAAATTGAGATAATTTACAGACCTTTCACGGAGATGCTTTCAGCTGCTGCTGAAGCGGATGTTGTGTTCACTAGCACAGCTTCAGAGACACTTCTGTTCATGAAAGAAGATGTTGAAACCCTTCCTCAAGTGAGCAAGCTGGTTGGTGGTCTGAGACTCTTCCTTGATATATCTGTTCCTAGGAATGTGGGGTCGTGTGTCTCTGGTGTTGAATCTGCCCAGGTGTATAATGTTGATGACCTGAAGGAGGTAGTTGAAGCCAACAAGGAAGACCGACTGAGAAAAGCAATGGAAGCTGAGTCAATCATCACAGAAGAATTGAAACGGTTTGAAGCATGGAGAGACTCTCTGGAGACTGTTCCTACCATCAAGAAGCTGCGGTCTTATGCTGATAGAATTAGGGCTGCAGAACTTGAAAAATGTTTCCAGAAGATTGGTGATGATGCTCTGACCAAGAAGATCAGAAGAGCTGTGGATGACCTTAGCAATGGTATAGTGAACAAGCTTCTTCATGGACCACTGCAGCACTTGAGATGCGACGGCAGTGACAGCAGAACTCTGGATGAGACTCTTGAAAATATGCATGCCCTTAACAGGATGTTCAGCCTGGACACAGAGAAATCAATTATAGagcaaaaaatcaaagcaaaggTGGAGAAAGCTCAAAACTGA